ACGTACCATCCTCAATTACTTCCGACGGCGTCGTGGTTGCCGTTCGTCCTGAAGCGCTGGCGTTGTTGCCTGATGATGCGTCCTCTGACGGCTACGAGATGACTGTCAACGGACCTGTCCTTGAGAGGTCCTATCATGGCCATCACTTCCGCTACACGGTGGGCGTCGGCGAGCAGGCCCTGGTGGTCGAAACCCGCGAGCGCACGGATTCCTCCCATGTACGTGTGGGCATTCCACGGGACGGCTACAAGTTGTTCCAACCCCGGACTGCTACGGCACCCAAGGCCGAACATTGATTCCGGTCGGGTCCAGCTACCCCATCAGGATCGATCTGTTCAGCGACACTATTACCCGGCCAACGGAGGCCATGCGGCAGGCCATGGCAAACGCCGAGGTTGGGGATGAACAAAAGGGTGAAGACCCCTCCACCAACGAACTGATTGCCCTGACGCGGGAGCTTCTGGGCAAGGAGGAAGCGGTTTTCCTGCCATCAGGAACGATGTGCAACCAGATCGCCTATGCACTGCACTGCCGGCCCGGCGATGCGATTCTTGTTGATGACAGCGCCCATTCGCTGCGCCATGAGGAAACCGGGGCGCCCGCCTTGGCCGGGGCCCTGTACAGGCCGATCAAAGCAGACCGTGGCGTCTTCTCTGTTGCCCAGCTTGAAGCGGCGCTCCGCCCGGAGGGAAGGTCATCGGCCCGCAATGCGGTGCTCTCCATTGAACAGCCATCCAACCTCGGAGGTGGCACGTGCTGGTCTCTGGAGGGCATCACATCAGTGACGAAGGTGGCGCGGGCTCATCGGATCAAAACCCACATGGATGGCGCCCGTCTGCTCAATGCGGTGGTGTCCACCGGCGTATCCGCCCACGATTTTTGTGCCCCGTTTGACTCAGTCTGGCTGGACCTCAGCAAAGGCCTGGGCGCTCCCATGGGAGCGGTGCTGGCCGGCGACGCTGATTTCATCAATGAGGCGTGGCGGCTCAAGCAACGGTGGGGTGGTTCCATGCGTCAATCAGGCATTGTGGCAGCAGCGGGTACTTTTGCCCTCCGCAATAACGTGGACAGGCTGGCAGATGATCATGCGAATGCCCGCCTGCTGGCCGAGTTGCTTGCCGTCCACCCTCACATTTCGATCGACCCACTGGCAGTTCAGACAAATATTGTCCTCTTTGACCTGGTCGACTTCCCCGTCACGGCTGCGGTGCTGGTGGACCGCCTGCTTCAGGAGAGCGGGATCCGGATGGGCGCTTTTGGCCCGTCCACGATTCGTGCCGTCACCCATCTCGACGTTGACATGGAAGACGTACGCCTCGCCGCTGGCGCGCTCAGGGAGTTGCTGGACGAAACCTACTCGATGCACGTAAGCACAAGGAGCAACTAACATGACCATCACCTTTGATGTGACGGACCGTCCCGTACCGTACAGCGTCAGCCGCGCGGCCCGGACAGGTGACGACGTCACCGTGCTGCTCAATGCGCGTGTTGTTGATCCCGAGTCGGGTACCTCTGGTTCCCTGAGCGATGTGTGGCTCCAGGCAGGGCAGATCTCCCGTATTAGTCCTGCCGGCAGTGAGCCCGGCATGGGCAGCGTCCTGGATCTCAAGGGCAGGTTTGTGGCTCCCGGGCTGATGGATGCCCATGTTCACCTGGCCTTCGATGGTGGCGATGACCCGAGGGGAACCTATCAGGGCAGCAGCGATGAAGAGATCATTGCGCAGGTTGTGGCGAATGCGCGGATTGCGCTTCGTGCCGGGACAACCACTGTGCGGGACTGTGGGACACCCCGGCACCTGCTGGCCCCCATGAGGGCAGCTCTGGGCATGGTGTCCGACGTCGCCACGGTGGTTCATTGCGGTGCGCCAATCTGCCGAGTGGGCGGGCACGGTCACGACATGGGCGGAGAGGTACGAACCCGTGAGGACATCGAGACCATCATCGCCGAACAGCACGCGGCCGGCGCCACGTGGATCAAGGTCATGGCCAGCGGCGGCGGCTTTACTCCCGGAACCAGTCCGAGCGTCTTTGAATTCGACCCCACGCTGCTCCGTGAAGCAGTGGTCATCGCCGGCTCGTACGGCATGAGGACTGCAGCCCATGCCCATGCCAGTTCCTCGATGGCCGCGTGTATAGAGGCGGGCGTGCACTCGTTGGAACACGCCTCCATGCTGGGGCCGGATGAGCAGTGTGCGCCCGATCGCGAGCTGTTGCGGAGGGCGGCCGATGCCGGGATCCACATTGTGCCGACCGTCGTCGTAGCGGACATCGTCTCCCGGCAATTGCGGGAGGGTCACCAAGTCCTGTCCAACCCGCAGGATCGAAATGTAGTGGCGCGATTGGAATCGCGGTTCACAAACGTGACCGAGTTCCTCCACTCCGGCGTGTCGATCGTGGCAGGGACGGACGCAGGCCCTGCGCACGTCACCTTTGATCTCATTGCCCGCGAGTTGGAACGCTATGTCGACGCCGGACTGGCAGCACAGCATGCACTGCAGTCTGCAACGTGTGAAGCCGCCGACATGCTCGGGTTGGAGGCGCAAGCGGGTCGCATCCGGCCCGGCCTGTGGGCCGACCTCATCGTCACGGCGGCCGACCCCATGCAGGACATCAGCACTCTCGCAACGCCGCTTGGAGTCCTCAAGCGCGGACTACTGATCACACAGTAGCCAACCAACTCTGACCAACCAACACTCTCCCTAAGGCATGCAATGA
This genomic stretch from Micrococcaceae bacterium Sec5.1 harbors:
- a CDS encoding GntG family PLP-dependent aldolase is translated as MIPVGSSYPIRIDLFSDTITRPTEAMRQAMANAEVGDEQKGEDPSTNELIALTRELLGKEEAVFLPSGTMCNQIAYALHCRPGDAILVDDSAHSLRHEETGAPALAGALYRPIKADRGVFSVAQLEAALRPEGRSSARNAVLSIEQPSNLGGGTCWSLEGITSVTKVARAHRIKTHMDGARLLNAVVSTGVSAHDFCAPFDSVWLDLSKGLGAPMGAVLAGDADFINEAWRLKQRWGGSMRQSGIVAAAGTFALRNNVDRLADDHANARLLAELLAVHPHISIDPLAVQTNIVLFDLVDFPVTAAVLVDRLLQESGIRMGAFGPSTIRAVTHLDVDMEDVRLAAGALRELLDETYSMHVSTRSN
- a CDS encoding amidohydrolase family protein, coding for MTITFDVTDRPVPYSVSRAARTGDDVTVLLNARVVDPESGTSGSLSDVWLQAGQISRISPAGSEPGMGSVLDLKGRFVAPGLMDAHVHLAFDGGDDPRGTYQGSSDEEIIAQVVANARIALRAGTTTVRDCGTPRHLLAPMRAALGMVSDVATVVHCGAPICRVGGHGHDMGGEVRTREDIETIIAEQHAAGATWIKVMASGGGFTPGTSPSVFEFDPTLLREAVVIAGSYGMRTAAHAHASSSMAACIEAGVHSLEHASMLGPDEQCAPDRELLRRAADAGIHIVPTVVVADIVSRQLREGHQVLSNPQDRNVVARLESRFTNVTEFLHSGVSIVAGTDAGPAHVTFDLIARELERYVDAGLAAQHALQSATCEAADMLGLEAQAGRIRPGLWADLIVTAADPMQDISTLATPLGVLKRGLLITQ